One genomic region from bacterium encodes:
- a CDS encoding NAD-dependent epimerase, translating to MKKKILVTGAAGFIGSHLSERLLARGDEIVGLDNLNDYYDVTLKEARLARLLPKENFRFVKMELSDREGMEKLFAEERFERVVNLAAQAGVRYSLKKPHAYVEANLAGFVNVLEGCRHSKVEHLVYASSSSVYGANTKMPFSIHHNVDHPVSLYAVSKKANELMAHSYSHLYRLPTTGLRFFTVYGPWGRPDMAMFIFARKILASEEIDVYNHGLMRRDFTYVDDIVEGVMRTLDRVAAPNPQWSGDNPDPGTSLAPYRLYNIGNNNPVELLYLIEVIEKAIGKKAKKKLLPLQPGDVPATYADVDDLMADVGFRPATPIEEGVRRFIEWYRSFYGV from the coding sequence ATGAAAAAGAAGATTCTGGTTACCGGCGCCGCTGGTTTCATCGGCTCCCACCTTAGCGAGCGGCTTCTGGCGAGGGGCGACGAGATCGTCGGACTCGACAACCTCAACGACTACTACGACGTGACCCTCAAAGAGGCGCGCCTGGCGCGGCTTTTGCCCAAAGAAAACTTCCGCTTCGTCAAAATGGAACTCTCCGACAGGGAGGGGATGGAGAAGCTCTTCGCCGAAGAAAGGTTTGAGCGGGTAGTAAACCTCGCCGCCCAGGCGGGAGTGCGGTACTCCCTTAAAAAACCCCACGCCTATGTGGAGGCCAACCTCGCGGGGTTCGTGAACGTACTGGAGGGGTGCAGGCACAGCAAGGTCGAGCACCTTGTCTACGCCTCCTCCTCCTCGGTTTACGGCGCGAACACGAAGATGCCCTTTTCCATCCACCACAACGTGGATCACCCTGTTTCCCTCTACGCCGTCTCCAAGAAAGCCAACGAGCTGATGGCCCACTCCTACAGCCACCTCTACCGGCTGCCGACGACGGGCCTTCGCTTCTTCACCGTCTACGGGCCTTGGGGAAGGCCGGACATGGCGATGTTCATCTTCGCCAGGAAAATTCTGGCCAGCGAAGAGATAGACGTCTACAACCACGGCCTCATGCGCCGCGATTTCACCTACGTGGACGACATAGTCGAGGGCGTCATGAGAACGCTCGACCGCGTCGCGGCCCCGAACCCCCAGTGGAGCGGTGACAACCCCGATCCCGGAACGAGCCTCGCCCCCTACAGGCTTTACAACATCGGCAACAACAACCCGGTCGAACTCCTCTACCTCATAGAGGTCATCGAAAAGGCTATCGGCAAGAAGGCGAAAAAGAAGCTGCTTCCCCTTCAGCCCGGCGACGTGCCCGCCACCTACGCCGACGTGGACGACCTGATGGCCGACGTTGGCTTTCGCCCCGCCACCCCCATAGAGGAGGGCGTACGCCGCTTTATAGAGTGGTACCGCTCCTTCTACGGGGTCTGA